The genomic stretch CACTGATGTGCAGCCAGGAGAACATGGCACTATAGGCCTCCCCGTGCACCTGCAGAGCTCAGTACTGGTCTagtttcctcctccttcaaaCTCATTGTAAGCATCATTACTTACAGTTATGTCAACTAATTGAATAGACTGTGTCAACAATTCCTCTTTGCCTCTCCAGGTTAGCGGAGGAGATTAACATGCCCTCCCTTCCGGAGATGTTGTTTGGAGACAACGTGCTGCGCATCCAGCATACGGATGGCTACGGCATTGAGTTCAACGCCATCGATGCCCTGAGGAGAGTCAACAACATGGAGGATGCTGTCAAGGTGGCCTGTGCGCAGGAGTGGCAGGAGAGCAGGCAAGAGAGCGCCCCAAGGGGATTGTTTGGTTAACGTGCGACATGtcattacaaaaaataaaataatgtttggtTATTTTTTCAGAACCGAAGTTGTCCTCAGGTAGAATAAATTACAGTCTATTCACAGTTGTGGGTTGtatcacacaatacagcagaggtcgttgcagacacacactgagagcTGCACTCTACTGACTGCACCTTTCTAGTTAATGAAAGAGGTCGGCTCTCCTCCTGGAGCAGTGGTTTACATGTGTAATGTTCAAAACCACGTTCCTTCTAAAGGAAATAATGAAAGACAACAGGATGAGCGCAAAGTAGCCATGTGCGTGTAACGGTAAAGAATGTGAGACAACAGGACATCTCATATATCACACGCAGGGATGCCGTAGGAACAGCTTCGAGGAGGAAAACTCCTCTTTTTCGAGTGTTGTGTTGAAAAGtgattatatataatattaaaaagccCCTCATTACCAGAGATGCAAAGAATGCCACCTGAACAAGAACCTCTGTGATCTCCTACCAGAGCTGATTCAGAACACTCTAAAGAGGTGGTGAGACCGTACGACTGGACATACACCACCGACTACAGAGGCACCCTCATAGGAGAAAGCATCCAGATGAAGGtgggtgttttttcttttcttttttcatccatACCTTCTTGTTCCACGTTCCCTGTGTTCATCCCTTCTACTTGTCGTTCATGCAAAGGCGACCAAGACGACGGAAAGGATCGACATGGAGAAGCTGAAGGCCCGGGAACAGATCATGTTCTTCGACGAGGTGCTGTTGTTCGAGGACGAGCTGCACGACCACGGCGTCTCGATGATCAGCGTCAAAATTGTAAGTGCGGCTGTGCCGTTGCCGAGCAGGCCGATACTAATGATCAAAACCAGCAGCAGGTTCATTCCCATTTGAGAGGACAGTCTGTGTAACCGGAGCCCGATCGGGCCGAGGCATCAGCTGCAACGGTCAATGCAACAAGGTTTAAGTAACATGTCGCTGTGTGTGCTGCAGAGGGTGATGCCCACCAGTTTCTTCTTGTTGCTGCGCTTCTTCCTACGAGTGGACGGAGTTCTGATTCGAATAAATGACACACGACTGTATCACGAGGCAAGTTGGTTGCCTCCAGGCATGACCAAATAGTGTGGTTTTTACAATGGGTCATACAAAGTCATATGATGTGAAATGGCTGAAGCTGTCCGCGCTGACTGGCGATGCTGTTTGTGATTCCAGGCTGGAAAGGACTTCATGCTGCGAGAGTTCAGCACGAGGGAAAGCAAAGTAGCAGAGTTGAAGGTGAGCGGCAACGCGTCACGCAACCGACAACAATCTTTTTCAGCTACAAATACAgtcttgacctttttttaaagggacagtacaccCCAAATTAAAAGATATGTATTTTCCCTCTTACCTGTGGTTCTGCATATCAATTTTTATAAagattatatttattacattcgATCTtacaggtgtacctaataagGCCACTCGGACACACCCTGTGGATTTAGTCTCTGCTTAGTCTGTGTTGTCATCTCTCTCATGGAAAAATAAGTTAACGAATGCATTTTTATCACAGTGGTCGACTCCCCATCACcaatatttgtttaaaacatttgtgtATTCCCAATGTTTTGCTTTAAAGAAACATACCCAACTTACACAAATGCACTAAATCCAGTGAAATGTACATAAGAATAGAAATGCTACATGGCATTTCTATATCACCATGTAGGTGAATGTAGTATTTTTGTTCAACGTTGATAATTAAGCGTGCATAAGTCCATAGAAGTTAATAGAACGTGCATTAAAACCCCTGTGATGTGATGTacgtgggcgactgtgggtcagtggttagcaggtccgtctttcaatcaggggggttcgcggttcaatccctgccctagtcgatgtgtcctaatgtaacatgattgtaagtcgctttagataaaagcgtcagctaaatgacatgtcaaTGTACTGCATGTATTTATCCTCAGAATGTTCCCGCCGCACTGTACACGGATCCTAACGAGATCGCCCAGCACTTAACCCTGAAGCTTACTGAGAGCGAGAGGCTGGAGCTTCCTGCCATGCAGCCTCAGACAGCTGTCAACGACGTCTACCAGTGACCGCCGTGCCCCCATCCACGTGTTGcatgatgagaaaaaaaaagggaatagtACTATTAAACCACAGCAACATAACAAACATTGATTTTCCCCCTTCAAAATATCTGTACAGGATTAGTTTTTATATGTGACCACTAAAATGATGTGTTCTTAAAACTCCCACGACAGTGTCCGTGTGTTCCCGGTGCAGCTTGACGCACCGTACTATCAGAGAAATGTTAACCCCAGTTAAATACTTCGGCATAGCTTCTTGCTCTGTTCATTTGAACTGATTTTGTTTTATGaggcttttgtttattttgtttttttcaacgtGAAAGGCTCAGTAGTGTAGCTCTGTCCATGCTTGTAATATTAGTGTATTGATaatgtgtttgtaaaaaaaaaaaaaaataagaaaaaacatctACATTGAACAGCACTGTATTTTCTGAAGTCAAGTCATCAAAAcatgtctgtaaatatgtctgGTTTATTTTCTACGGTGACTTATGGAAGGTAAAAGAGCTCCTCCAGAATCTGTGTGACTGTCCTCAATATGGCCAAATAAATTCTGTTTGTGCAAATGTAGCACACTGGTGCTGCTGTTCGTGACGGCGTACTTGTCATTATAGATAATTATCCTTAAAATGATTCCACTGTAGTTTAGTTTCACAACATCTGCAGTGACCAAGTTGATCTGATGTTGAAATAGGAATTGGGACTTAAACAAAATGGTAGTATGATTGGAGGGGGGAATTATTCATAAACAATACCAGTCACACTGTTGCTAGATGACATGTTGCAACAttcacgctcactcacacacacgaaATAATCAGTTTTATTGGTCAAGTATGTGTGCACAACCAAGGATTCCCCTTTTCTTTGGTTATCCATTAGAAAGGGAGTGCAGTAACAAATTGCACCCAGAGGACATTGATGGACCATGCAAGATCCAAGACTGGAACCACAGCATTGTAAATAAAGTAGAGAATGGTGATTTAAAACTGTCATGTCAGTTAGCCTATATTATATAGTCTAAACAAAATGTTAACTTGAGATAAGCTGAATTTAAAAGTCAATGTCAGACTTATAATTTAGTTTAATGCTATTGATAATGTAATGGAAGACATTTCACATATAAACTGTAAAGTGCTGTAGTGAAGGAAGACACAAAAAATGCAGCCATTCCACAAAAAGAGACGGGCAGCAATCCAATAtggcgcacacactcacacacaggggATACGGCCTCTCACGGCGGTCCAATGGGCTTTCTCCTTTACTGacagctggccaatcacagcgtcCGCGTCGGGCTGAAAATATTCAACATGGAGACAACAGTTGAAAAGCTCGAGGCAATGGTAAGCCCAgtgtaaaacaatattttctgcCATATTTATCCTCAGATAATACGTTTTTAATTTTGTTCTACCTTTGTTGAAGGATTCTACAGACATTAGCAGCTAAATAATTATGGACGGGTTATTTATCCTCACAGGAAGAGCAGCCAGGTCATGGTTTTCTCTTTGCTCtgataaaacaatttaaactcCTTTGCGCCATTCAGCAGGCCTCTCTACGTAACGTTAGCGTACATATTACGACCTGGTGTATATCCCTTGAGCTAACTGTAACGAATACTACTAGAACAGCGATCACTAACGCTACATACGGCTTGTTCAGACGTTTCCTTCCGCTTCCTTCCGAATGTAGTTACATGGCCCCCGTTAAAACCAACATGTTTCCGTCTTGTTTTACCCTCAAAAGACAAGCCTATAATAATGACCGCAGGCTACTTCTCTACATATATTTAATGGGAAGCAGTCGTATTTATCTGTAGTGAGCAGCTCACATGATTTAAGCCACTATGAAACAGCCGTGCAATGTTTTGACCAAATAAATCAACTCAAGGGTCCTCTAACGAGCTTTGGGTTCTGAGCAGGTTTTTCATTATGAGCTAATTTTCCCACTAGGAAAGTTCCAAAACAAAGTTTAGTAGTAGTTAGTGTCCAGCAGCTGTTCCACTCAAAAGCACAAAGGTGCACCTTATTGGTGGCCCTGAAAGAACATGGATTCGATCCATGTAGAAGGTCAGAATGCACACGGTTCATCCCATGGGGACAACAAAGGCCTGTGCCTAACGTTCCGCTTGACACTGTGAGATACCGCCTCACGTTTTACGTGTTTACTCACCCGTCCAGATTTCGGCTAAGCCGTCCACTGTCTGCCCAGTGGGCCCTTTAATGTTGTACTTCTCTGGGGCCCCAGGGGAAAAAATGGCAGCGGGAAGCGCTTCCCACCCTCTGAGGCTGTTGGCAGGTGCTCTGACTTCATTGCACTACTGTATCAAGACAGCTAGCAGTGCAATAGTATTGTCAAAGCATCTGAAAACTGCACCGACCACTTTCACACGTCTCCACTGTAAGTGACATATGATATTTGATCAATAATGATCGTTAATGTGGACTTAATGAACAGCTATACCAGTCTGGTAAATTCTGAACATgtcatcactttactgtaatgcagcctttaagACCAGGAGAAGAACACACTTATGCCAGATTACCATAACCAAAATCAAAGACAATATTGAGCCTTATGTCACAACATTGATATAATATCAAAATGTTGCCCAGCCTCTACTTTTTAGAAAATTAGCCTTGTGTAGTAAGTCTCCCTAACAGCTTATCTCATAAGAATTGAACCAGTGCCATCAGTCGTGTGACCACAATCGCTGCTTCCAAACTCTTTTTAATCCACActggttgtgttgttgttccatTTAGAAGTTGATGGAGGCCGGGTCAGTTTTTGTACAGCGGTGTACTAACGCAGAGTGTCTTTGCAGTTCCTGAAATCCGAGGCGGACCTGGAATACATCGAGAGGCGGCTGAAGCTGGACTTCATCAAAAGCGCAGCAGAGACGGGATGTCCCGCCGAGGTGAAGACTGAGATACCGTCTGTTGTTCTACTTTTACACAACTCGAGGcaaagcaaatatatatatattatatgtatatatataatatatatatatacatatagggtcccgcgaccctaatgaggataagcggtattgaaaatggatggatggatggatggtatatatatatatgtatatgtgtgtgtatgtatgtatgtatgtatatatatatatatatatatatatatatatatatatatatatatatatataaataattgtacATGTTTTTTATGGTTCAGGAGACATAATGcaacacaagacaaaaaaaacatgataaaaaACACGATAGTCAATTAACGGGTAACGGAACCAAACAAACCAGGGCAGAGAGAAGCTAATATCAGTCAAACAAGATGTATAGAGCAAtaaatggaggagaagaagaaaggaacaCAACatccaaataaatatacaacatatatatggCACAGCACATTTtcataatagaataataattagGAATATTTTGTTCCTGTTATGCGTCTCTTTTTATATCTGTTAAAAAGGTATCAGACAAAACTGCATATACCCTCCTTGGTAATAATAAGTTCATGAGATCAGAGATTCTAAAGGCCATTAATTTGAGCTTTGTCTGACTATTCCAGTGCTGGAGAACAATCATTGAAGCTCCTAATGAAACACAACTGGGGAGAGCTTGGCTGTACTACAGTCGCTCTCCAATATTCAGCCGTATccaaaaaaggaggaaaaaataGAGCATAATTCCCACATTGAGTGAGAAATACTCATTCACTGAGTCCGAACTGGGCCAACTGACCGACACTGTCCACAGGAGAACCCGGCGGTGATGCTGGAGAACCTGAGGGCCATCAAGGCCAAGCACGCGGCGCTGTGCTCACAGGTGAAGGAGATCGCGGCGGCGCAGAAGGAATCCATGGACTCCATTCGGAACAACCTCGGCGGCGCTATGGAGCTCGTGCAGCGCTTCCAGCAGAACACTGACGTGGAGGTGCCCACTATCAAAAACTTTTCATGTTCTAAAGACTGTGGAAAGTATCTGCTATTGAAGCAACGTTACAAATTCTGTCTCTGAAAAACATTACATAACGATCGTAAAATTCAAGAAGTTTACATGTAAATATACTGCATCTCTGTGTATAAACTGTGTCCTTGTCAACGTGCTGCAGGTTCAGCCACTGACGGCGTCAGAGCGGCAGTCAGCAGAGCTCCTGGTTTTAGCTGTCAGTGAGACCACAACAGAGGTGAGTCAGCTCCCAGAAGTCCATTTGTTTGTTGCTAACCTTTGTGACAAagtcactacacacacacacatacacaggaatTATCGGCCGCAGCATCCTAGATGTAGGGCTTCCATCTTTATTCAGTAAAGCTGAACTGTTTTTAGGATGATTCACTCAGGATGATTTGTCGGCCACCTGTTCATCTTAAGAGGTGACTTGTATAACAAAGTAGGTATTGCAGTGGACTTTGTTTACCTCAAAGTTTTTAAACTCTTGCAGCCTTGAGAGCCATCTTGCTGCTTTTTCTCAGGTAGTCGGGAAGTTTCCCCTTTATGGGCTGAAGGATTACAAATACGTCTTTCTTGAAGCCCTATATGATTTTGTGACTGCCGAAACGCCACCAATTTGTAGACTACTGTAAAGCCTTCAAAGGCATtcatcttcccttttttttgtccaacATCTGTCCGAAGATGGTCATGCCTCtggctattattattattattattattattatgactcaGCCATGGGTTTGAAtaccagcttttattttgacacatacatatttttcaTGTTGGATTTGACTCATAAAGTCTGTATAACATAACGTAAGAGCACATGTGCTAACCATGCATGTCATGTGGGTTTGCTCCACAATCAGCAGCCTCAAGCTACAATCTGGACAAGAGTGAATATCGCATCGAGGACACGTGATGATTTCGGCTGCTGTTGGTTTTCTTTCAGGTTCCTCCTCCTGGAGCAGCTTCAGGACACCAGCAGCCACTGAGTGAGTCTGTCACTTCCAGGTCTTGTACCCTGCTCTGAACACTGTCCGTCCATCCACCAGCGTAGTCCAGACTCTATATATTGGACTCTATatagaccataatttactaaatgaacatcatgctgtattgaactcatgtttactcagggaataaatcaagagagaagcagagtcattttctcatagacttctttacaatTAGGAGccgccccctgatggacattagagagaatgctgGTTTAAGACACTTGCTGCCTGATTTAGAGGTTTTTATTTCAGAGGACTTTTAAAATTCATCTCCAGACATATCTCAAAACGTTTGACAAATAAATCCAAAGCCGTCATCTTTGTAGTTCAGGTGAACGGACCCATTTTAGTGTCAGTTCAGACCAGTTGGAATGTCCCTCTGTAGCTTCCACACTCCTCCATCAGGTGACTGCGGTCGTCTTTGAAACTGACGCCTCTGTCCGTGCGTCCACAGGCTGCGGGTACGAGGTCAGCGACGCCATGCTGGAGGCAGTTCCTCTCGGCGTGCGCTCCAGCATCAAGCTGGCTGACCTCAACGAGCTctaccagcagctgcagcagcacttTGGCAAAGACGGGTAGGACTGTATTCTTTATTTCCATGCACGACATGTTGATATTTCTGCCGAATTGCACACAAGTGATGTGGTGATTGTGGTCGTCACGCTGCGTCACTCGACCGACGGGTGTCCTCTCGTCCTCTGCAGTGGCTCCCTCAGCGTGCAGAAGATGAAGCAGTTGAAGATGAGGGTGAGCGATGCCAAGCTGAAGGTCCTGCAGCACCTCTCGTTGGTGGAGTTGGACAAGGAGGGCCTCGTTCGTCTCGCCGTGTGACGGGGAATCCACAATCAGAGTGACTCCACCGTCCCACCTGGAGTGTGGAGGGGGAGCTCACCAAAAAGGATTGTTTTATTGAGTGACGTGGTCTCTCTCTTACAGCTCACACAAATAACTCTCAAATCTAAGTCATATAATTTGAGTTgtgataaatgcatggacatcTAGTGGTGTCAGTTCTTGTTATGTCTTCATGCGTCTGCATATGAGGGATATTGATGTTCCTGTACAATACTGCAGCATGATTGTATCAATCAGTCCAGGTGACTAAGACAGAACCCAAAGGATTGGTATTTAATAGCTAGCCGTTTACAGTTTCCTTCACACTTTGGACCTTTCTGTGTTTAGGTGCGTggactgttttattttgatgtgaGGAGAAAAACGTTGAAGATTAAACCATCTTTAACTCTGTGGGGAGGACAGAGATGGGAGGAAGCCCTTTGGGCTGTCGAAGGTTGGATTGCTTTCAAACCAGACGGTGTCTTTGTTTATGATTTTTATTTCCTAAAACgacaaaatgttaaatatataatgtctGAAACTCGATGGGGACTTCTTTTCCCATTTCCGAACAAatctttaaataatacaaattatgaCAGCTCTGACTGAAGCTTCAGCAGCTGTTAATGTAACGGTCTGAAAACATTCCAAAAGAACAAACCCTGCAGCAAACCAGTAACCGTGCGCTACGAACCAAACCTCCCTGTAAAGTCCACAACAGGAAACATAACAAACGCACATGAAAGAACATTTCTGGCTCACGAGGAGCACCATATGGTCCTGCTGTGGAAACGCTCGGGTCATGAACTCCCATGTTTGACATTGAGCTTGTCACTAGAACCGTGACCGCCGTCTCATGTGCAGAGCCCAGGTGTTTCATGAGCACGTGCGTCCGCCAGTGGAGGCTGAGTCATCACTGGTGTGCGTTGTCTCCCGCCGGGTGTCCTTCATCGCTGCCACGCTGCCCTTCAAACAGCTGACACCTAGACACGG from Cyclopterus lumpus isolate fCycLum1 chromosome 14, fCycLum1.pri, whole genome shotgun sequence encodes the following:
- the tiprl gene encoding TIP41-like protein is translated as MLASLSTMMSHGFKSSKQDFNFGPWRVTAARNHIMKSKDIERLAEEINMPSLPEMLFGDNVLRIQHTDGYGIEFNAIDALRRVNNMEDAVKVACAQEWQESRADSEHSKEVVRPYDWTYTTDYRGTLIGESIQMKATKTTERIDMEKLKAREQIMFFDEVLLFEDELHDHGVSMISVKIRVMPTSFFLLLRFFLRVDGVLIRINDTRLYHEAGKDFMLREFSTRESKVAELKNVPAALYTDPNEIAQHLTLKLTESERLELPAMQPQTAVNDVYQ
- the ska2 gene encoding spindle and kinetochore-associated protein 2; protein product: METTVEKLEAMFLKSEADLEYIERRLKLDFIKSAAETGCPAEENPAVMLENLRAIKAKHAALCSQVKEIAAAQKESMDSIRNNLGGAMELVQRFQQNTDVEVQPLTASERQSAELLVLAVSETTTEVPPPGAASGHQQPLSCGYEVSDAMLEAVPLGVRSSIKLADLNELYQQLQQHFGKDGGSLSVQKMKQLKMRVSDAKLKVLQHLSLVELDKEGLVRLAV